Proteins from a single region of Streptomyces sp. TN58:
- a CDS encoding aspartate aminotransferase family protein, with amino-acid sequence MSPAEEGRGAGFDLGALLAARGAERYELHARHLNHQLPRMLRTIGFDKVYERAEGAHFWDADGNDYLDMLAGFGVMGLGRHHPVVRQALHDVLDAQLADLTRFDCQPLPGLLAEKLLSYSPHLDRVFFGNSGTEAVEAALKFARHATGRPRILYCDHAFHGLTAGSLSVNGEAGFRDGFAPLLPDTGIALGDLAALERELKRGDVAALVVEPIQGKGVLAAPPGFLPAAQELLHRHRALLIADEVQTGLGRTGDFYAYQHEPGVEPDLVCVAKALSGGYVPVGATLGKDWIFKKVYSSMDRVLVHSASFGSNAQAMAAGLAVLSVMEDERLVERARTTGDLLRGRLAALVGEYELLHEVRGRGLMIGIEFGRPSSLGLRSRWTMLQAARKGLFAQMVVVPLLQRHRILTQVSGDHLEVIKLIPPLVLDERDVDRFVGAFREVMDEAHGGSGLMWEFGRTLVKQAVAAR; translated from the coding sequence ATGAGCCCGGCGGAAGAGGGGCGGGGCGCCGGTTTCGACCTCGGCGCCCTGCTGGCCGCGCGCGGGGCGGAGCGGTACGAGCTGCACGCCCGCCACCTCAACCACCAACTGCCCCGGATGCTGCGCACCATCGGCTTCGACAAGGTCTACGAGCGGGCCGAGGGAGCCCACTTCTGGGACGCCGACGGCAACGACTACCTCGACATGCTGGCCGGCTTCGGCGTGATGGGCCTGGGCCGCCACCACCCCGTCGTACGACAGGCCCTGCACGACGTCCTGGACGCCCAGCTCGCCGACCTCACCCGCTTCGACTGCCAGCCGCTGCCCGGGCTGCTCGCCGAGAAGCTGCTCTCGTACAGCCCGCACCTGGACCGGGTCTTCTTCGGCAACAGCGGCACCGAGGCGGTCGAGGCGGCGCTGAAGTTCGCCCGCCACGCCACCGGGCGGCCCAGGATCCTCTACTGCGACCACGCCTTCCACGGGCTGACCGCCGGCTCGCTGTCGGTCAACGGCGAGGCCGGGTTCCGGGACGGCTTCGCACCGCTGCTGCCGGACACCGGGATCGCGCTGGGGGATCTCGCCGCCCTGGAGCGCGAGCTGAAGCGCGGCGACGTCGCCGCCCTCGTCGTCGAGCCGATCCAGGGCAAGGGAGTCCTCGCCGCCCCGCCCGGCTTCCTGCCCGCCGCGCAGGAGCTGCTGCACCGGCACCGGGCGCTGCTGATCGCGGACGAGGTGCAGACGGGGCTCGGGCGCACCGGTGACTTCTACGCGTACCAGCACGAGCCGGGCGTGGAGCCCGACCTGGTGTGCGTGGCCAAGGCGCTGTCGGGCGGCTACGTGCCGGTCGGCGCGACCCTGGGCAAGGACTGGATCTTCAAGAAGGTCTACTCGTCCATGGACCGGGTGCTCGTGCACTCCGCGAGCTTCGGGTCCAACGCGCAGGCGATGGCCGCCGGGCTGGCGGTGCTGTCCGTCATGGAGGACGAGCGCCTCGTGGAGCGGGCCCGGACGACGGGTGACCTGCTGCGCGGGCGGCTCGCCGCCCTGGTGGGCGAGTACGAGCTGCTGCACGAGGTGCGCGGGCGCGGGCTGATGATCGGCATCGAGTTCGGCCGGCCGTCCTCGCTGGGGCTGCGCAGCCGCTGGACGATGCTCCAGGCGGCCCGCAAGGGGCTCTTCGCGCAGATGGTCGTGGTGCCGCTGCTCCAGAGGCACCGGATCCTCACCCAGGTCTCGGGGGACCACCTGGAGGTGATCAAACTGATTCCGCCGCTGGTGCTGGACGAGCGGGACGTCGACCGGTTCGTCGGCGCCTTCCGCGAGGTCATGGACGAGGCGCACGGCGGTTCCGGCCTGATGTGGGAATTCGGCAGGACGCTGGTGAAGCAGGCCGTCGCGGCGCGCTGA
- a CDS encoding 1-hydroxy-2-methyl-2-butenyl 4-diphosphate reductase: protein MPASGADRAAPAGPLLVACALRIEQMALRSAGRAQAPGTRAGRGPASGTRGPDRAPAGAYTLLRTGMGPRAAERAVRRALERPGTDRAAVLATGFCAGLVPGMSPGDLVVAQETRDPRGTVPCTGTDLLAEALALAVPGRTVHTGPLTGSDHVVRGQERAQLRATGAVAVDMESAATLWAAVRGTERPVAAVRVIVDAPEHELVRIGTVRGGISAFRVLRAVLPAFYEWHRSSLLPRR, encoded by the coding sequence ATGCCCGCCTCCGGAGCGGACCGGGCCGCGCCGGCGGGCCCGCTGCTGGTCGCCTGCGCGCTGCGCATCGAGCAGATGGCGCTGCGCAGCGCGGGGCGGGCCCAGGCACCCGGCACGCGGGCGGGGCGGGGCCCCGCCTCCGGCACGCGCGGCCCCGACCGGGCTCCGGCCGGGGCGTACACCCTGCTGCGCACCGGGATGGGCCCCCGTGCGGCCGAACGCGCCGTCCGCCGGGCCCTGGAGCGGCCCGGGACGGACCGGGCGGCGGTCCTCGCCACCGGGTTCTGCGCCGGGCTCGTCCCCGGCATGAGCCCCGGCGACCTCGTCGTCGCCCAGGAGACCCGCGACCCGCGGGGGACCGTCCCCTGCACCGGGACCGACCTGCTCGCCGAGGCGCTGGCCCTGGCCGTCCCCGGCCGGACCGTACACACCGGCCCGCTGACCGGCTCCGACCACGTCGTCCGCGGCCAGGAGCGCGCGCAGCTGCGCGCCACGGGCGCCGTCGCGGTCGACATGGAGTCCGCGGCGACCCTCTGGGCCGCCGTCCGGGGCACCGAGCGCCCTGTTGCGGCCGTCCGGGTGATCGTGGACGCTCCGGAGCATGAGCTCGTCCGGATCGGCACGGTGCGCGGGGGAATATCGGCCTTCCGTGTCCTGCGTGCCGTACTTCCCGCGTTTTACGAATGGCACCGTTCTTCGCTGCTCCCCAGGAGGTGA
- the hpnC gene encoding squalene synthase HpnC, which translates to MSATLDKAAAENFPVAPAFLPRAWRDGLTAVYGYARLVDDIGDGDLAPGGRDAVLLGLDPAAADDRLAMLDAFETDLLRVFGSADGPPRHPLLLALRPVVRAHGLTPEPFLGLIEANRQDQRVTRYETYGDLLAYCELSANPVGRLVLSLTGTSTPERVRLSDAVCTGLQIVEHVQDVAEDLGRDRIYLPAEDMRRFHVSEADLAAPSAGASVRALVAYEAERATTLLDDGVPLVGSVHGRLRLLLAGFVGGGRAAVRAVTAAGFDVLPGPPKPTKSGLLREVAAVLRTAPRKR; encoded by the coding sequence GTGAGCGCCACCCTCGACAAGGCGGCGGCGGAGAACTTCCCCGTCGCCCCCGCCTTCCTGCCCCGCGCCTGGCGCGACGGGCTGACCGCCGTCTACGGCTACGCCCGCCTCGTCGACGACATCGGCGACGGCGACCTCGCCCCCGGCGGCCGCGACGCCGTGCTCCTCGGCCTCGACCCGGCCGCGGCCGACGACCGGCTCGCCATGCTCGACGCCTTCGAGACCGACCTGCTGCGCGTGTTCGGCTCCGCGGACGGCCCCCCGCGCCACCCCCTGCTCCTCGCCCTCAGGCCCGTGGTGCGCGCCCACGGCCTGACCCCCGAGCCCTTCCTCGGACTCATCGAGGCCAACCGCCAGGACCAGCGCGTCACCCGCTACGAGACGTACGGTGACCTCCTCGCCTACTGCGAGCTGTCCGCCAACCCGGTCGGCCGCCTCGTGCTGTCCCTCACCGGTACCAGTACGCCCGAGCGCGTCCGCCTCTCCGACGCCGTCTGCACCGGTCTCCAGATCGTCGAACACGTCCAGGACGTGGCCGAGGACCTGGGCCGCGACCGGATCTACCTGCCCGCCGAGGACATGCGGCGCTTCCACGTGTCCGAGGCCGACCTGGCGGCCCCCTCCGCCGGCGCCTCCGTACGCGCACTGGTCGCGTACGAAGCCGAGCGCGCCACCACGCTGCTGGACGACGGCGTCCCGCTCGTGGGCAGCGTGCACGGCAGGCTCCGGCTGCTGCTCGCGGGCTTCGTGGGAGGGGGGCGGGCAGCCGTACGAGCCGTCACCGCCGCCGGCTTCGACGTCCTGCCCGGCCCGCCCAAACCGACCAAGAGCGGTCTGCTCCGCGAGGTTGCAGCCGTCCTGCGCACAGCGCCGAGAAAGAGGTGA
- a CDS encoding polyprenyl synthetase family protein yields MNPGNPAVENTDATVGTAGRGVEKADTVALLERGRTLSTPALRDAVDRLAAPMDTVAAYHFGWIDAHGHPADGDGGKAVRPALALLSAEAAGAAPEVGIPGAVAVELVHNFSLLHDDLMDGDEQRRHRDTVWKVHGPALAILVGDALFALANEILLELGTVEAGRATRRLTTASRKLIDGQAQDISYEHRERVSVEECLEMEGNKTGALLACAVSIGAVLGGADDRTADKLEEYGYHLGLAFQAVDDLLGIWGDPESTGKQTWSDLRQRKKSLPVVAALAAGGPASERLAELLAADAKSSDFENFSEEEFAARAALIEEAGGRQWTADEARRQHAVAIRALDDVDMPQRVREQLVDLADFVVVRKR; encoded by the coding sequence GTGAACCCGGGGAACCCGGCTGTCGAGAACACGGATGCCACTGTGGGCACAGCCGGAAGGGGCGTGGAGAAGGCGGACACCGTCGCCCTCCTGGAACGCGGCCGTACGCTGTCGACCCCCGCGCTCCGCGACGCCGTGGACCGGCTCGCCGCGCCCATGGACACCGTCGCCGCCTACCACTTCGGGTGGATCGACGCCCACGGCCACCCGGCCGACGGCGACGGCGGCAAGGCCGTGCGCCCCGCCCTCGCCCTCCTCTCCGCCGAGGCCGCCGGCGCCGCACCGGAGGTCGGCATCCCCGGCGCCGTCGCCGTCGAGCTCGTACACAACTTCTCGCTGCTCCACGACGACCTGATGGACGGCGACGAGCAGCGCCGCCACCGCGACACCGTCTGGAAGGTGCACGGGCCGGCCCTCGCGATCCTCGTCGGCGACGCCCTCTTCGCCCTCGCCAACGAGATCCTGCTGGAACTGGGCACCGTGGAGGCGGGCCGCGCGACCCGCCGGCTGACCACCGCCAGCCGCAAGCTCATCGACGGCCAGGCACAGGACATCTCCTACGAGCACCGCGAGCGCGTCAGCGTCGAGGAGTGCCTGGAGATGGAGGGCAACAAGACCGGCGCCCTCCTCGCCTGCGCGGTCTCCATCGGCGCGGTGCTCGGCGGCGCGGACGACCGCACGGCCGACAAGCTGGAGGAGTACGGCTACCACCTCGGCCTCGCCTTCCAGGCCGTCGACGACCTCCTCGGCATCTGGGGCGACCCGGAGTCCACCGGCAAGCAGACCTGGAGCGACCTGCGCCAGCGCAAGAAGTCCCTGCCGGTCGTCGCCGCCCTCGCCGCAGGCGGTCCGGCCTCCGAACGGCTCGCCGAACTGCTCGCCGCCGACGCCAAGAGCAGCGACTTCGAGAACTTCTCGGAGGAGGAGTTCGCGGCCCGCGCGGCCCTCATCGAGGAGGCCGGCGGCCGCCAGTGGACCGCGGACGAGGCACGCCGGCAGCACGCCGTCGCCATCCGCGCCCTGGACGACGTCGACATGCCGCAGCGGGTCCGCGAACAGCTCGTGGACCTCGCCGACTTCGTCGTCGTACGCAAGAGGTGA
- the shc gene encoding squalene--hopene cyclase gives MTATTDGSAESAGAGSESTPGAPPPGPAGAAAPRTEYGLPCPPHPAAQAGPPPGAGPALPAAATGRLAAPPEPGRRTGPPAAYRPPGKPGAGRKATQADLPRPPEGSPREVYEAAARATLHLLDRQDPAGWWKGDLETNVTMDAEDLLLRQFLGIRDEATTYAAALFIRGEQREDGTWATFHGGPPELSATIEAYVALRLAGDPADAPHMSRASAWIRAGGGIAAARVFTRIWLALFGWWSWDHLPELPPELVFLPPWVPLNIYDFGCWARQTIVPLTVVSALRPVRPAPFALDELHTDARAPYPATRMAPLTSWDGAFQRMDRALHVYRRFAPRRLRKAAMDTAARWIVERQENDGCWGGIQPPAVYSVIALHLLGYDLGHPVMRAGLESLDRFAVRREDGARMIEACQSPVWDTCLAAIALADAGVRPDHPALVRAADWMLGEEITRTGDWAVRRPGLAPGGWAFEFHNDTYPDIDDTAEVVLALRRIRHPDPVRLDAAIARGVSWTLGMQSKDGAWGAFDADNTSPLPNRLPFCDFGEVIDPPSADVTAHVVEMLAFEGRAGDARTRRGITWLLDAQEPDGSWFGRWGTNYVYGTGSVVPALTAAGLAPGHPAVRRAVRWLESVQNEDGGWGEDQRSYKDRSWAGRGASTASQTAWALMALLAAGERDGRAVERGIAHLVRTQHEDGSWDEPYFTGTGFPWDFSINYHLYRQVFPLTALGRYLYGEPSAPAGSAPGGP, from the coding sequence ATGACAGCGACGACCGACGGCAGCGCGGAGAGCGCCGGCGCCGGCAGCGAATCCACCCCGGGCGCCCCGCCGCCCGGCCCCGCCGGGGCGGCCGCCCCGCGGACCGAGTACGGGCTGCCGTGCCCGCCCCACCCGGCCGCCCAGGCCGGCCCCCCGCCCGGCGCCGGGCCCGCCCTGCCGGCCGCGGCCACCGGGCGGCTCGCCGCCCCGCCCGAACCGGGCCGGCGGACCGGCCCGCCGGCCGCCTACCGGCCGCCGGGGAAGCCCGGCGCGGGCCGGAAGGCGACGCAGGCGGACCTGCCCCGGCCGCCCGAAGGCAGCCCGCGCGAGGTGTACGAGGCCGCCGCGCGCGCCACCCTCCACCTCCTGGACCGCCAGGACCCCGCGGGCTGGTGGAAGGGCGACCTGGAGACCAACGTAACCATGGACGCCGAGGACCTCCTGCTCCGGCAGTTCCTCGGCATCCGGGACGAGGCCACCACCTACGCCGCCGCCCTCTTCATCCGCGGCGAGCAGCGCGAGGACGGCACCTGGGCCACCTTCCACGGCGGACCGCCCGAACTCTCCGCCACCATCGAGGCCTACGTCGCGCTGCGCCTCGCCGGGGACCCGGCCGACGCCCCGCACATGAGCCGCGCCTCGGCCTGGATCCGGGCGGGCGGCGGGATCGCCGCCGCCCGCGTCTTCACACGGATCTGGCTCGCCCTCTTCGGCTGGTGGAGCTGGGACCACCTGCCCGAACTCCCGCCCGAGCTGGTGTTCCTGCCGCCCTGGGTCCCCCTGAACATCTACGACTTCGGCTGCTGGGCCCGCCAGACGATCGTCCCGCTCACGGTGGTCTCCGCGCTGCGCCCGGTCCGCCCGGCCCCCTTCGCCCTCGACGAGCTCCACACCGACGCACGGGCCCCGTACCCCGCCACCCGTATGGCACCGCTGACCAGTTGGGACGGCGCCTTCCAGCGGATGGACAGGGCCCTGCACGTCTACCGGCGGTTCGCGCCGCGCCGGCTGCGCAAGGCGGCCATGGACACCGCCGCCCGCTGGATCGTCGAACGGCAGGAGAACGACGGCTGCTGGGGCGGGATCCAGCCACCCGCCGTGTACTCCGTCATCGCGCTGCACCTGCTCGGCTACGACCTCGGCCACCCGGTGATGCGCGCCGGCCTGGAATCCCTGGACCGCTTCGCGGTGCGCCGCGAGGACGGCGCCCGGATGATCGAGGCCTGCCAGTCCCCGGTGTGGGACACCTGCCTCGCCGCGATCGCACTGGCCGACGCCGGCGTGCGCCCCGACCATCCCGCGCTGGTCAGGGCCGCCGACTGGATGCTCGGCGAGGAGATCACCCGCACGGGCGACTGGGCGGTGCGCCGGCCCGGCCTCGCCCCGGGCGGCTGGGCGTTCGAGTTCCACAACGACACCTACCCGGACATCGACGACACCGCCGAGGTCGTCCTCGCCCTGCGCCGCATCAGGCACCCCGACCCGGTGCGGCTCGACGCGGCCATCGCCCGCGGCGTGTCCTGGACCCTCGGCATGCAGTCGAAGGACGGCGCCTGGGGCGCCTTCGACGCCGACAACACCAGCCCCCTCCCGAACAGGCTGCCCTTCTGCGACTTCGGTGAGGTCATCGACCCGCCGTCGGCCGACGTCACCGCCCACGTGGTGGAGATGCTCGCCTTCGAGGGCCGGGCGGGCGACGCCCGGACCCGGCGCGGCATCACCTGGCTGCTCGACGCACAGGAGCCGGACGGCAGCTGGTTCGGCCGCTGGGGCACCAACTACGTCTACGGCACCGGGTCGGTGGTGCCCGCCCTCACCGCGGCCGGCCTCGCCCCCGGACACCCCGCGGTCCGGCGCGCCGTGCGCTGGCTGGAATCCGTACAGAACGAGGACGGCGGCTGGGGGGAGGACCAGCGCTCCTACAAGGACCGGTCGTGGGCCGGCAGGGGCGCCTCCACCGCCTCGCAGACCGCCTGGGCGCTCATGGCCCTGCTCGCGGCCGGCGAGCGGGACGGCAGGGCCGTCGAACGCGGCATCGCCCACCTGGTCCGGACCCAGCACGAGGACGGCTCCTGGGACGAGCCGTACTTCACCGGCACCGGCTTCCCCTGGGACTTCTCCATCAACTACCACCTGTACCGGCAGGTGTTCCCGCTGACGGCCCTCGGCCGCTACCTGTACGGGGAGCCGTCGGCCCCGGCCGGTTCGGCCCCCGGGGGGCCCTGA
- the hpnE gene encoding hydroxysqualene dehydroxylase HpnE, with product MTGTDQHAVVVGGGLAGVTAALQLADAGLRVTLLEGRPRLGGLAFSFKRGDLDVDNGQHVYLRCCTAYRWFLDRVDGAALAPLQDRLDVPVLDVAHPGGPRLGRLRRGGLPVPLHLAGALARYPHMSLAERASVGRAALALRRLDPADPALDGLDFATWLGRYGQSARTIEALWDLVGVATLNATAAHSSLGLAAMVFKTGLLSEKSAADIGWAHVPLGVLHDTLARKQLDAAGVRTELRTRVTALTRTAEGSWRVDTEAESLEAGTVVLAVPQREAHGLLPADALADPDKLLDIGTAPILNVHVVYDRKVLRQPFFAALGSPVQWVFDRTDSSGLPDGGQYLALSQSAAQDDIDEPVSVLRAKYLPELERLLPAARGAKVRDFFVTRERTATFAPAPGVGRLRPGPRTDTPGLYLAGAWTATGWPATMEGAVRSGLSAAQAALAALGRHREHPLQEAA from the coding sequence ATGACGGGTACCGACCAGCACGCCGTCGTGGTCGGCGGCGGACTCGCCGGAGTCACGGCCGCCCTCCAACTCGCCGACGCCGGACTGCGCGTCACCCTGCTCGAAGGCCGCCCCCGCCTCGGCGGGCTCGCCTTCTCCTTCAAGCGCGGCGACCTTGACGTCGACAACGGCCAGCACGTCTACCTGAGATGCTGCACCGCCTACCGGTGGTTCCTCGACCGCGTCGACGGCGCAGCCCTCGCCCCCCTCCAGGACCGGCTCGACGTACCCGTCCTCGACGTCGCCCACCCCGGCGGGCCGCGCCTGGGACGCCTGCGGCGCGGCGGCCTGCCCGTGCCCCTGCACCTCGCCGGGGCCCTCGCCCGCTACCCGCACATGTCGCTCGCCGAGCGCGCGAGCGTGGGCCGCGCCGCCCTCGCGCTGCGCCGCCTCGATCCGGCGGACCCGGCGCTGGACGGACTGGACTTCGCGACCTGGCTCGGCCGCTACGGGCAGTCCGCCCGCACCATCGAGGCCCTGTGGGACCTCGTCGGCGTCGCCACCCTCAACGCCACCGCCGCACACTCCTCGCTGGGCCTGGCCGCCATGGTCTTCAAGACCGGCCTGCTCTCCGAGAAGAGCGCCGCCGACATCGGCTGGGCCCACGTCCCGCTCGGCGTCCTGCACGACACCCTCGCCCGCAAGCAGCTCGACGCGGCCGGGGTACGGACCGAACTGCGCACCCGCGTCACCGCCCTGACCCGCACCGCCGAGGGGTCCTGGCGCGTCGACACCGAGGCGGAATCCCTCGAAGCGGGCACCGTCGTCCTCGCCGTACCGCAGCGCGAGGCCCACGGCCTGCTGCCCGCCGACGCCCTCGCCGACCCCGACAAGCTCCTCGACATCGGCACCGCACCCATCCTCAACGTCCACGTCGTCTACGACCGCAAGGTGCTCAGGCAGCCCTTCTTCGCCGCACTCGGCTCCCCGGTCCAGTGGGTCTTCGACCGCACCGACTCCTCCGGACTCCCCGACGGCGGCCAGTACCTGGCGCTGTCCCAGTCCGCCGCCCAGGACGACATCGACGAGCCCGTCTCGGTGCTGCGCGCCAAGTACCTGCCCGAGCTCGAACGGCTGCTGCCCGCCGCGCGAGGGGCCAAAGTACGGGACTTCTTCGTCACCCGGGAGCGGACGGCCACCTTCGCACCCGCACCCGGCGTCGGCCGCCTGAGGCCCGGCCCGCGGACCGACACGCCGGGGCTCTACCTCGCCGGTGCGTGGACTGCCACCGGTTGGCCCGCGACCATGGAGGGCGCCGTCCGGAGCGGACTGAGCGCGGCGCAGGCCGCACTCGCCGCACTCGGCCGCCACCGCGAACACCCTCTGCAGGAGGCGGCATGA
- the hpnH gene encoding adenosyl-hopene transferase HpnH, with protein MAMPLRQTVRVGTYLLEQKLRKREKFPLIVELEPLYACNLACEGCGKIQHPAGVLKQRMPVAQAVGAVLESGAPMVSIAGGEPLMHPQIHEIVRQLVARRKYVFLCTNAVLLRKKIEKFTPSPYFAFAVHIDGLRERHDESVAKEGVFDEAVEAIKEAKRRGFRVTTNSTFFNTDTPQTIIEVLNFLNDDLRVDEMMISPAYAYEKAPDQEHFLGVEQTRDLFRKAFAGGNRRRWRLNHSPLFLDFLEGKADFPCTAWAIPNYSLFGWQRPCYLMSDGYVPTYRELVEETDWNKYGRGKDPRCANCMAHCGYEPTAVLATMGSLKESLRAARETVGGNRDRSA; from the coding sequence ATGGCCATGCCGCTGCGCCAGACCGTCAGGGTCGGGACCTATCTGCTCGAACAGAAGCTCCGCAAGCGTGAGAAGTTCCCGCTGATCGTCGAGCTGGAGCCGCTCTACGCGTGCAACCTGGCCTGTGAGGGGTGCGGGAAGATCCAGCACCCGGCAGGGGTGCTCAAGCAGCGCATGCCGGTGGCCCAGGCGGTCGGCGCCGTGCTGGAATCCGGTGCGCCCATGGTGTCCATCGCGGGCGGAGAGCCCTTGATGCACCCGCAGATCCACGAGATCGTGCGGCAGTTGGTCGCACGGCGGAAGTACGTCTTCCTCTGCACCAACGCCGTGCTGCTGCGCAAGAAGATCGAGAAGTTCACCCCCTCCCCGTACTTCGCGTTCGCGGTGCACATCGACGGCCTGCGCGAGCGCCACGACGAGTCGGTGGCGAAGGAGGGGGTCTTCGACGAGGCGGTCGAGGCCATCAAGGAGGCGAAGAGGCGCGGATTCCGCGTCACCACGAACTCCACCTTCTTCAACACCGACACCCCGCAGACGATCATCGAGGTGCTCAACTTCCTCAATGACGACCTCCGGGTCGACGAAATGATGATCTCGCCCGCCTACGCCTACGAAAAGGCACCGGACCAGGAGCACTTCCTGGGCGTCGAGCAGACCCGTGACCTCTTCAGGAAGGCCTTCGCGGGCGGCAACCGGCGGCGCTGGAGGCTCAACCACTCACCGCTCTTCCTGGACTTCCTGGAAGGAAAGGCCGATTTTCCCTGCACGGCCTGGGCCATTCCGAATTACTCCCTCTTCGGCTGGCAGCGCCCCTGCTACCTGATGAGCGACGGATACGTCCCCACCTACCGGGAACTCGTCGAGGAGACCGACTGGAACAAGTACGGCCGCGGCAAGGACCCCCGCTGCGCGAACTGCATGGCGCACTGCGGCTACGAGCCGACCGCCGTCCTCGCCACCATGGGCTCCCTGAAGGAATCCCTCCGGGCCGCCCGGGAGACCGTCGGAGGCAACCGGGACAGGTCGGCATGA
- the hpnD gene encoding presqualene diphosphate synthase HpnD gives MSPTVEGPTHASAPTAVSAPVSAAYSYCEAVTGSQARNFAYGIRLLPTDKRHAMSALYAFSRRVDDIGDGTLPGEAKFARLEETRAVLGRIRAGEVDEDDTDPVAVALAHAARRFPIPLGGLDELIDGVLMDVRGETYETWDDLKTYCRCVAGAIGRLSLGVFGTVNAPGGPGAPGARGGPGSSDAARAAEYADTLGLALQLTNILRDVREDAANGRTYLPAEDLAKFGCPEGFRDGRLPAGADFAGLVHHEVRRARALFAEGYRLLPMLDRRSGACVAAMAGIYRRLLDRIEREPEAVLRGRVSLPPHEKAYVAVRGLSGLDARTVSRQAVRRRM, from the coding sequence GTGAGCCCGACCGTGGAGGGCCCCACACACGCGTCCGCCCCGACCGCGGTGTCCGCACCGGTCTCGGCGGCCTACAGCTACTGCGAGGCCGTCACCGGTTCACAGGCGCGCAACTTCGCGTACGGAATCCGGCTGCTGCCCACCGACAAGCGCCATGCGATGTCCGCGCTCTACGCCTTCTCCCGGCGGGTCGACGACATCGGCGACGGCACGCTGCCCGGCGAGGCGAAGTTCGCGCGCCTGGAGGAGACCCGCGCCGTCCTCGGGCGGATCCGGGCCGGCGAGGTCGACGAGGACGACACCGACCCCGTCGCCGTCGCGCTGGCGCACGCCGCCCGCCGCTTCCCGATCCCGCTCGGCGGGCTCGACGAGCTCATCGACGGCGTGCTGATGGACGTCCGCGGCGAGACCTACGAGACCTGGGACGACCTGAAGACCTACTGCCGGTGCGTCGCCGGAGCCATCGGACGGCTCTCCCTCGGCGTCTTCGGCACGGTCAACGCACCGGGTGGCCCGGGCGCACCGGGCGCACGGGGTGGCCCGGGCAGCTCCGACGCCGCGCGCGCCGCCGAGTACGCCGACACCCTCGGCCTCGCCCTCCAGCTCACCAACATCCTCCGCGACGTCCGCGAGGACGCCGCCAACGGACGCACCTACCTGCCCGCGGAGGACCTCGCCAAGTTCGGCTGCCCGGAAGGCTTCCGGGACGGCCGGCTCCCCGCCGGAGCCGACTTCGCCGGACTGGTCCACCACGAGGTCCGGCGCGCCCGCGCCCTCTTCGCCGAGGGCTACCGGCTGCTGCCGATGCTCGACCGGCGCAGCGGGGCCTGCGTCGCCGCCATGGCCGGCATCTACCGGCGCCTCCTCGACCGCATCGAGCGGGAGCCGGAGGCCGTCCTGCGTGGCCGCGTCTCGCTGCCGCCGCACGAGAAGGCCTACGTCGCCGTGCGCGGCCTGTCCGGCCTCGACGCGCGGACCGTCTCCCGCCAGGCCGTCCGGAGGCGCATGTGA
- a CDS encoding ABC transporter ATP-binding protein: MADNTQGRVPTVIADGVHIVYRVNTGSSGKGAATAALSKIVRRRKGDAPGVRRVHAVRGVSFTAYRGEAIGLIGSNGSGKSTLLRAIAGLLPCEEGKVYTDGQPSLLGVNAALMNDLTGERNIVLGGLAMGMSREQIKQRYQSIVDFSGINEKGDFVSLPMRTYSSGMAARLRFSIAAAKDHDVLMIDEALATGDRAFQVRSENRIKELREKAGTVFLVSHNNKSIRDTCDRVLWLEKGELLMDGPTEEVVSAYEKATNG; this comes from the coding sequence GTGGCTGACAACACCCAGGGGCGCGTCCCCACCGTGATCGCGGACGGCGTCCACATCGTCTACCGCGTCAACACCGGAAGCAGCGGCAAGGGCGCGGCCACCGCCGCGCTCAGCAAGATCGTGCGCCGGCGGAAGGGCGACGCCCCGGGCGTCCGCCGCGTCCACGCCGTGCGCGGCGTCTCCTTCACCGCCTACCGCGGCGAGGCCATCGGCCTCATCGGCTCCAACGGCTCCGGCAAGTCCACCCTGCTGCGCGCCATCGCCGGCCTGCTGCCCTGCGAGGAGGGCAAGGTCTACACCGACGGCCAGCCCTCGCTGCTGGGCGTGAACGCCGCGCTGATGAACGACCTCACGGGCGAGCGCAACATCGTCCTCGGCGGTCTCGCCATGGGGATGAGCCGCGAGCAGATCAAGCAGCGGTACCAGAGCATCGTCGACTTCTCCGGCATCAACGAGAAGGGCGATTTCGTCTCCCTGCCGATGCGCACCTACTCCTCCGGCATGGCGGCGCGTCTGCGCTTCTCCATCGCGGCGGCCAAGGACCACGACGTCCTGATGATCGACGAGGCGCTGGCCACCGGTGACCGCGCCTTCCAGGTGCGTTCGGAGAACCGCATCAAGGAACTCAGGGAGAAGGCCGGCACCGTCTTCCTCGTCAGCCACAACAACAAGTCGATCCGGGACACCTGCGACCGGGTGCTGTGGCTGGAGAAGGGCGAGCTCCTGATGGACGGCCCCACGGAGGAGGTCGTCTCGGCCTACGAGAAGGCGACCAACGGCTGA